The proteins below are encoded in one region of Aquisphaera giovannonii:
- a CDS encoding choice-of-anchor Q domain-containing protein, whose protein sequence is MSSRTRTHQWTLRARRRLRPGLLALEDRTLLATFTVTNTGDSGAGSLRAQLAAAGNGDTIVFDPAVFGTERTITLTGSVLSITKDVTIQGPGANLLTISGNSAHSVFNAAAPGTRPAGAILSGLTVSDAVVNGAGGAILNAGTLTIRDCAIAGNTAWSGAGVENSSVVTLIGCTVSGNTTTRQGGGGLINYGAMTLIDCTVTGNAAAGAGGAIFSNGASLSVSDSTIVGNTSATVGGITANNGLTINNSILAGNAGADYFGSLTGSHNIVGGDPMLAALAYNGGPTRTMAPLAGSPAIGAGSNALIPAGIAVDQRGVARISQGTVDIGAVESGPAGITVTTLADEDNGGADPGAGAGASLREALALANAIPGGGATIGFAAGLSGTIGLSIGPLPVIAQATTIAGPGAGVLAVDAKSISRVLQVVAGVTASISGLTLTGGLADAGGGGILNAGTLTVDACVIANNSAPGNGGGIDNLGTLTLTNSTVSGNSGKQGGGIFSNNSLTMTGDTVSGNAGTYGGGIKTYAGTASLTGCTVSGNTSPNQGGGLYLRSTARLVNCTVDGNTAGSPAAPAGHGGGIAVMVAGASLTMTGGSISGNTSPGRGGGLYSRGPVQLSGVAIRGNASNLGGGVYSKGTAALDGCTVSGNTSNQGGGLDAAASLSLTRCTVSGNNASASGFGGGINSSSSLSLTLCTISGNTGGGGGGVHAFGQLNVRDSTLSGNTAGGGIWNFGTATLIGSTISGNHAVGGFGGGIRNNGSLAMTNCTVFDNTSYNGPTPGAGGGVWNYGTATLTNCTVGNNHASFLPNTGGAGGNLFNYAGKSLTLNNSIVAYGAGYGGNIAGIVSGNNNLIDDPAAAGGLSAANGNILSSNLRLRPPGDYGGPTKTVALFPDSPAVGAGNPSLIPAGIITDQRGFARVAGSRVDIGAYQSSSTIVVTTLADEDDGAVDPGLGSGTSLREAIAMANADPAGGDTIAFAAGLRGTLALTLGALPTITSTVIIAGPGARLVTIDAQRASRILNVAAGADATVSGLTLTHGSAASAGGAVSNAGTLTLAGVAVTDSVASQAGGGVANSGTMALVGSTVSGDRAGSGPGGGIINYAAMTVRNCTVAGNSAGFQGGGLFNVSGASLTITNSTVVGNSAARGGGGLSDTGTTTLNNTIVAGNSGGDVLGSVGGRNNLIGDAASAGDMVNGVAGNIVGVDPKLGPLAYNGGQTQTMALLANSPALDAGDSSLISATTDQRGAVRVKDKSVDIGAFEAGPSVLVVDTLSDANSAGTTLREAIDYVNAIDPTGGVTIAFAPGLSGTIALTQGALPDIAGSLAIAGPGANLLTIDARSSGAVLTIDAGASVVLFGLTLTGGFGEPGGGGVTNSGSLLMSGCVVAGNGGLDGGGINNDGTLRLIGSTISGNTTLLNSVGGGLYNSGTATLINSTVANNFALYGGGGIYNAGSGVLTLEGCTVAGNQVGFAGASVAGGGIFNAPGGKATLTNTIVAGSNSDESPGGDIAGTVTGSNDLVQDAASSGGLVNGTNGNIVGVDPKLGALASNGGSTRSMRPLAGSPAIDAGSDSLVPAGVTTDQRGAWRIRGARVDIGAVEGGTAMIVVTTLADEDDGTINPFSGAGTSLREAIAFANADPGGGDTIAFSPLLKGSINLGLGALPTISAAMTIEGPGANVLAIDGLGASRIFWLTSTADVAISGLTLAHGRGDVYGGAILNRGGTLSLTACTLSGNTARIGGGLYSSGTATLVGCTLSGNAASTAAGAAYSVSGRFSLTNCTVSGNTAPTVAGIALIGGTNTILASTISGNTATSSNFVAGVYVQDGASSIADSIVAGNVNPLGASDLGGTGLASGSNDVIGTGSVAGSNNRLGVTDPGLAPLSWNGGTTQTMAILPGSPALGLLAAGATTLAADQRGLPLDAPAADAGAFQYQGPPPTATIVGAATGTTLVATTFTIQANDPSPADQAGTFTYTIDWDGDGTDVQVVQGPYQLILSHAYAAAGAYTPKVSALDAHGRASARAALPAPIVVSSIDANGFTTLISTGDTVTINLSSLSDQTIAQQLINSAPEATWKGAVNLTVTSAIPLVHTEINPTSPNAVVTVSGSGGGPLESLFDVSSPFGGESQQGVATIAVIVALAVIGGAGLGSVGGTVATDFAEYLTTSETGITGFFPNLIGQTGIFAAGVGIATGSGVATGVVTTAAYISLGASPALVVDQGKVSWSDSLMGTATDSSTVIVKGGSLNLDNNIITGTPSGDQPLIEVDGGTMVLGANASNRLAVFGSAPFVNVAGTGKVIVAPGNSFFLVNPDLTSQAATGTAVVLASSAAVAATGQSITYTATVTAGGSPATGGRVEFFDDTTGVILGFATVTNGTASIGASFNAPTAGDAIYATYLPETGALAPSSGHLTQVVSDATTTSVTGPAATPVYGQSITFTATVTAAAASGVTPAGAVEFYDGAIDLGAGTVLAGSGGSATSTFTTSLLSATTHAIRAVFTPAAGSTLQGSYGTLSQIVSPAHLTVSVAAASKAFGQAFDDVSYVGTITGIRNGDAITATFRSAGDAAGAIAGSYSIAATLSDGGSGKLAADYVIDSDLADVGTLTVTPAATTTGLSSSANPSARGQSVTFTAVVAWASPGVGTPAGSVTFRSGSTVLGTVALAAAGGVARASVTTAFTSTGSPVITASFTSTDGNGTASSGSLTESVQDVVLEPDPADPSKTALVVGGTTGNDLIAFVPDCRSGGVQVVVNGASRGTFSPTGRLIAYGQSGNDAIAVSDSIRLPALLFGGDGSDALWAGGGDAVLVGGNGNDALIGGLGRDILIGGDGADILMDRGDDDILIAGTTDYDADAVALSALLGEWARADEAYATRVGRLAGGITSGGSTYRLGASTVHTDTAIDVLYGGSGTDWYFARVGGTNQDVVLKKKRPEVVTAI, encoded by the coding sequence ATGAGCAGCCGCACGCGAACGCACCAGTGGACCCTCCGCGCCCGCCGCCGGCTCCGCCCGGGCCTGCTGGCCCTGGAGGATCGGACGCTCCTCGCGACGTTCACCGTGACGAACACCGGGGACTCCGGCGCCGGCTCGCTCCGCGCCCAGCTCGCCGCGGCCGGCAACGGCGACACGATCGTCTTCGACCCCGCGGTCTTCGGCACCGAGCGGACGATCACCCTGACGGGCAGCGTCCTCAGCATCACGAAGGACGTGACCATCCAGGGCCCCGGCGCGAACCTGCTCACGATCAGCGGGAATTCGGCCCACTCGGTCTTCAACGCGGCCGCCCCCGGCACCCGGCCGGCGGGGGCGATCCTCTCCGGCCTGACCGTCTCGGACGCCGTCGTGAACGGCGCCGGCGGGGCGATCCTCAACGCCGGGACGCTCACGATCCGCGACTGCGCCATCGCGGGCAACACCGCCTGGAGCGGCGCGGGGGTCGAGAACTCGTCCGTCGTCACCCTGATCGGCTGCACCGTCTCGGGCAACACGACGACCCGCCAGGGGGGCGGCGGCCTCATCAATTACGGGGCCATGACGCTCATCGACTGCACCGTGACGGGCAACGCGGCCGCCGGCGCCGGCGGCGCCATCTTCAGCAACGGCGCCTCGCTGTCGGTCTCCGACTCCACGATCGTGGGGAACACGTCGGCCACGGTCGGCGGCATCACCGCGAACAACGGCCTGACGATCAACAACTCCATCCTGGCCGGCAACGCGGGGGCCGACTACTTTGGCTCGCTCACCGGCAGCCACAACATCGTGGGCGGCGACCCGATGCTCGCCGCGCTCGCTTACAACGGCGGCCCCACCCGGACCATGGCGCCGCTGGCCGGCAGCCCGGCCATCGGCGCGGGCAGCAATGCGCTGATCCCCGCCGGGATCGCGGTGGACCAGCGTGGCGTCGCGCGGATCAGCCAGGGGACGGTGGACATCGGCGCCGTCGAGAGCGGGCCGGCGGGCATCACCGTCACCACGCTCGCCGACGAGGACAACGGCGGGGCCGACCCGGGGGCCGGCGCCGGGGCGTCGCTCCGCGAGGCCCTCGCGCTGGCCAACGCCATCCCGGGCGGGGGCGCGACCATCGGCTTCGCCGCCGGGCTGAGCGGCACGATCGGGCTCTCCATCGGCCCCCTGCCGGTCATCGCGCAGGCCACGACGATCGCCGGCCCGGGCGCCGGCGTGCTGGCCGTGGACGCGAAGTCGATCAGCCGCGTCCTCCAAGTCGTGGCCGGCGTCACCGCCTCGATCTCCGGCCTGACCCTGACCGGCGGCCTCGCGGACGCCGGCGGCGGCGGCATCCTCAACGCGGGCACCCTCACCGTGGACGCCTGCGTCATCGCGAACAACTCCGCCCCGGGCAACGGCGGCGGCATCGACAACCTGGGCACGCTCACCCTGACCAACTCCACCGTCAGCGGGAACAGCGGCAAGCAGGGCGGCGGGATCTTCAGCAACAATAGCCTGACGATGACCGGGGACACGGTCTCCGGCAACGCGGGCACCTACGGCGGCGGGATCAAGACCTACGCCGGCACGGCGTCGCTGACCGGCTGCACCGTCTCGGGCAACACGAGCCCGAATCAGGGCGGCGGGCTCTACCTGCGGAGCACGGCCCGGCTCGTCAACTGCACGGTCGACGGCAACACGGCGGGCAGCCCCGCCGCGCCCGCGGGGCACGGCGGCGGCATCGCGGTGATGGTCGCGGGCGCCAGCCTGACGATGACCGGCGGCAGCATCTCCGGGAACACGAGCCCCGGTCGCGGCGGCGGCCTGTACAGCCGGGGCCCCGTCCAGCTCTCGGGCGTCGCGATCCGGGGCAACGCCTCGAACCTGGGCGGCGGCGTCTACAGCAAGGGGACGGCCGCCCTGGACGGCTGCACGGTCTCCGGCAACACCTCGAACCAGGGGGGCGGCCTCGACGCCGCGGCCAGCCTCTCGCTGACCCGCTGCACGGTCTCGGGCAACAACGCGAGCGCGTCCGGCTTCGGCGGCGGGATCAACAGCTCCTCGTCGCTGTCGCTGACGCTGTGCACGATCTCGGGGAACACCGGCGGGGGGGGCGGCGGCGTCCACGCCTTCGGCCAGCTCAACGTCCGGGACAGCACCCTCTCCGGCAACACGGCCGGCGGCGGCATCTGGAACTTCGGGACGGCGACCCTGATCGGCAGCACGATCTCGGGGAACCACGCGGTGGGCGGCTTCGGCGGCGGCATCCGGAACAACGGCTCGCTGGCGATGACCAACTGCACCGTGTTCGACAACACGTCGTACAACGGCCCGACCCCCGGGGCCGGCGGCGGCGTCTGGAACTACGGGACGGCGACCCTGACGAACTGCACGGTGGGCAACAACCACGCGAGCTTCCTGCCGAACACCGGCGGCGCCGGCGGCAACCTGTTCAACTACGCCGGCAAGAGCCTGACGCTCAACAACAGCATCGTCGCCTACGGGGCCGGCTACGGCGGGAACATCGCCGGGATCGTCTCCGGCAACAACAACCTCATCGACGACCCGGCGGCCGCCGGCGGGCTCTCCGCCGCCAACGGCAACATCCTCAGCTCCAACCTCCGCCTCCGCCCGCCCGGGGATTACGGAGGGCCGACCAAGACCGTGGCCCTCTTCCCCGACAGCCCCGCCGTGGGGGCCGGAAATCCCTCGCTCATCCCCGCGGGGATCATCACCGACCAGCGCGGGTTCGCGCGGGTCGCGGGCAGCAGGGTGGACATCGGCGCGTACCAGTCCAGCTCGACGATCGTCGTCACCACGCTGGCCGACGAGGACGACGGCGCCGTCGACCCGGGGCTCGGGTCCGGCACGTCGCTCCGCGAGGCGATCGCCATGGCGAACGCCGACCCGGCCGGGGGCGACACGATCGCCTTCGCCGCCGGCCTCCGGGGGACGCTCGCGCTCACGCTCGGCGCGCTGCCGACGATCACCTCCACGGTCATTATCGCCGGCCCCGGCGCCCGCCTGGTGACGATCGACGCGCAGCGGGCATCCCGCATCCTCAACGTCGCGGCCGGGGCCGACGCCACCGTCTCCGGCCTGACGCTCACGCACGGGTCCGCCGCCTCGGCCGGCGGGGCCGTCTCGAACGCCGGGACGCTGACGCTCGCCGGCGTCGCCGTCACGGACAGCGTCGCGTCCCAGGCCGGCGGCGGCGTCGCGAACAGCGGCACCATGGCGCTGGTCGGCAGCACGGTCTCCGGGGACCGGGCCGGCTCCGGGCCCGGCGGCGGCATCATCAACTACGCCGCCATGACGGTCCGGAATTGCACCGTCGCCGGCAACTCGGCCGGCTTCCAGGGCGGCGGCCTCTTCAACGTCAGCGGCGCCAGCCTGACGATCACCAACAGCACCGTCGTCGGCAACTCGGCCGCGAGGGGCGGCGGCGGCCTCTCGGACACCGGGACCACGACCCTGAACAACACCATCGTGGCCGGCAACAGCGGCGGCGACGTCCTGGGCTCCGTCGGCGGCCGGAACAACCTCATCGGCGACGCCGCGAGCGCCGGCGACATGGTCAACGGCGTCGCGGGCAACATCGTGGGGGTCGACCCGAAGCTCGGCCCCCTCGCGTACAACGGCGGCCAGACGCAGACCATGGCGCTGCTCGCCAACAGCCCGGCCCTGGACGCCGGCGATAGCAGCCTGATCTCCGCCACGACGGACCAGCGGGGCGCGGTCCGCGTCAAGGACAAGTCCGTGGACATCGGCGCCTTCGAGGCCGGGCCCTCGGTCCTCGTCGTGGACACGCTCTCCGACGCGAACTCCGCCGGCACGACGCTCCGCGAGGCCATCGACTACGTCAACGCCATCGACCCGACGGGCGGCGTCACGATCGCGTTCGCGCCCGGGCTCTCCGGCACCATCGCCCTGACGCAGGGCGCGCTGCCGGACATCGCCGGCAGCCTGGCGATCGCCGGACCGGGCGCCAACCTGCTGACGATCGACGCCCGGTCGTCGGGGGCGGTCCTCACGATCGACGCCGGCGCCAGCGTCGTCCTCTTCGGGCTGACGCTCACCGGCGGCTTCGGCGAGCCGGGCGGCGGCGGCGTGACGAACTCGGGCTCGCTGTTGATGAGCGGATGCGTCGTCGCCGGCAACGGCGGCCTCGACGGCGGCGGCATCAACAACGACGGCACCCTCCGGCTGATCGGCTCGACCATCTCCGGGAACACGACCCTCCTGAACAGCGTGGGGGGCGGCCTGTACAACTCGGGGACGGCGACGCTCATCAACTCCACCGTGGCGAACAACTTCGCCCTCTACGGCGGCGGCGGGATCTACAACGCCGGCTCCGGCGTGCTGACGCTCGAGGGCTGCACGGTCGCCGGCAACCAGGTGGGGTTCGCGGGAGCGTCCGTGGCCGGCGGCGGGATCTTCAACGCCCCGGGGGGCAAGGCGACGCTGACGAACACGATCGTCGCGGGCTCGAACTCGGACGAGAGCCCCGGCGGCGACATCGCGGGCACGGTGACCGGCAGCAACGACCTGGTCCAGGACGCGGCCAGCTCCGGCGGCCTGGTCAACGGCACGAATGGCAACATCGTGGGCGTCGACCCGAAGCTCGGCGCGCTCGCGAGCAACGGCGGATCGACCCGATCGATGAGGCCCCTCGCCGGCAGCCCGGCCATCGACGCCGGATCCGACTCCCTGGTCCCCGCCGGCGTGACCACCGACCAGCGCGGCGCGTGGCGGATCCGCGGGGCCCGCGTGGACATCGGCGCGGTGGAGGGCGGCACGGCGATGATCGTCGTCACGACGCTTGCGGACGAGGACGACGGGACGATCAACCCCTTCTCCGGCGCCGGGACGTCGCTCCGCGAGGCGATCGCCTTCGCCAACGCCGACCCGGGCGGCGGCGACACGATCGCCTTCTCGCCGCTCCTGAAGGGCTCGATCAACCTGGGCCTGGGCGCCCTGCCGACGATCTCCGCGGCCATGACGATCGAGGGGCCGGGGGCCAACGTGCTGGCGATCGACGGGCTGGGGGCGAGCCGGATCTTCTGGCTCACCTCCACGGCCGACGTCGCGATCTCCGGGCTGACCCTGGCGCACGGCCGCGGGGACGTCTACGGCGGCGCCATCCTGAATCGTGGCGGCACGCTCTCGCTGACCGCCTGCACGCTCTCGGGCAACACCGCCAGGATCGGCGGCGGCCTGTACAGCTCGGGAACGGCCACGCTGGTCGGCTGCACGCTCTCGGGGAACGCGGCCTCGACCGCCGCCGGGGCCGCGTATAGCGTCTCCGGGAGATTCTCGCTGACGAACTGCACCGTGAGCGGGAACACGGCCCCGACCGTCGCCGGGATCGCCCTGATCGGCGGCACCAACACGATCCTCGCCTCCACGATCAGCGGCAACACGGCGACGAGCTCCAATTTCGTCGCCGGCGTCTACGTCCAGGACGGCGCCAGCTCGATCGCCGATTCGATCGTCGCGGGCAACGTCAACCCGCTGGGGGCCAGCGACCTCGGCGGCACCGGCTTGGCCTCGGGCTCGAACGACGTGATCGGCACCGGCTCGGTGGCCGGCTCGAACAACAGGCTCGGCGTGACCGATCCCGGGCTCGCCCCCCTCTCCTGGAACGGCGGGACCACGCAGACCATGGCGATCCTCCCCGGCAGCCCGGCCCTGGGCCTGCTCGCCGCGGGCGCGACCACGCTCGCGGCCGACCAGCGCGGCCTCCCGCTGGACGCGCCGGCCGCGGACGCCGGCGCCTTCCAGTACCAGGGGCCCCCGCCCACCGCGACGATCGTCGGGGCCGCGACGGGCACGACCCTCGTCGCGACGACCTTCACCATCCAGGCCAACGACCCGAGCCCCGCGGACCAGGCCGGCACGTTCACCTACACGATCGACTGGGACGGCGACGGCACCGACGTCCAGGTCGTCCAGGGGCCGTATCAGTTGATCCTGAGCCACGCCTACGCCGCCGCGGGGGCCTACACGCCGAAGGTCTCCGCGCTCGACGCACACGGCCGGGCGAGCGCCCGGGCCGCGCTCCCCGCGCCGATCGTCGTCTCCAGTATCGACGCCAACGGCTTCACCACCCTGATCTCGACCGGCGACACGGTCACGATCAATCTCTCCTCGCTCTCCGATCAGACGATCGCCCAGCAGCTCATCAACTCCGCCCCGGAGGCGACGTGGAAGGGCGCCGTCAACCTCACGGTGACGAGCGCGATCCCGCTCGTCCACACCGAGATCAACCCGACCAGCCCGAACGCCGTGGTGACCGTCTCGGGAAGCGGCGGCGGGCCGCTAGAGTCGCTCTTCGACGTGAGCAGCCCGTTCGGCGGCGAGTCGCAGCAGGGCGTCGCGACCATCGCCGTCATCGTCGCCCTGGCGGTGATCGGCGGGGCGGGACTCGGGTCCGTCGGGGGAACGGTGGCGACCGATTTCGCGGAGTATCTCACCACCAGCGAGACGGGCATCACCGGCTTCTTCCCGAACCTGATCGGGCAGACCGGGATCTTCGCGGCCGGCGTCGGCATCGCCACCGGGTCCGGGGTCGCCACCGGCGTGGTGACCACGGCGGCCTACATCTCGCTGGGGGCATCCCCGGCGCTCGTCGTCGATCAGGGGAAGGTCTCCTGGTCCGACTCGCTCATGGGCACCGCGACCGACTCGTCCACCGTCATCGTGAAGGGCGGCTCCCTGAACCTGGACAACAACATCATCACCGGCACCCCGAGCGGCGACCAGCCGCTGATCGAGGTGGACGGCGGGACGATGGTCCTGGGCGCGAACGCGTCGAATCGCCTGGCGGTCTTCGGCTCGGCCCCGTTCGTGAACGTCGCCGGCACGGGCAAGGTGATCGTCGCGCCCGGCAACTCCTTCTTCCTGGTCAACCCCGACCTCACGAGCCAGGCCGCGACCGGCACCGCGGTCGTGCTCGCCTCGTCGGCCGCGGTGGCCGCGACCGGGCAGTCGATCACCTACACGGCCACCGTCACGGCCGGCGGCTCGCCCGCCACCGGCGGCCGGGTCGAGTTCTTCGATGACACAACCGGCGTCATCCTCGGCTTCGCGACGGTGACGAACGGCACGGCCTCGATCGGGGCCTCCTTCAACGCGCCCACGGCCGGCGACGCCATCTACGCCACCTACCTGCCGGAGACCGGGGCGCTCGCCCCCAGCTCCGGCCACCTCACCCAGGTCGTCTCCGACGCCACCACGACGAGCGTCACCGGCCCGGCCGCGACGCCCGTGTACGGCCAGTCGATCACCTTCACGGCCACCGTGACGGCCGCCGCGGCGTCCGGCGTCACGCCCGCCGGGGCGGTGGAGTTCTACGACGGCGCCATCGACCTCGGCGCGGGCACCGTCCTGGCCGGGTCGGGCGGATCCGCGACCTCCACGTTCACGACCTCGCTCCTGTCGGCGACGACCCACGCCATCCGGGCGGTGTTCACGCCCGCCGCGGGCAGCACGCTCCAGGGCAGCTACGGGACGTTGAGTCAGATCGTGAGCCCGGCGCACCTCACGGTCTCCGTCGCCGCGGCCAGCAAGGCCTTCGGCCAGGCCTTCGACGATGTGAGCTACGTCGGCACCATCACGGGCATCCGGAACGGGGACGCCATCACCGCCACCTTCCGCAGCGCGGGGGACGCCGCCGGCGCCATCGCGGGGAGTTACTCGATCGCCGCGACCCTCTCCGACGGCGGCAGCGGCAAGCTCGCCGCCGACTACGTCATCGACTCCGACCTGGCGGACGTGGGGACCCTCACGGTCACGCCCGCGGCCACGACGACGGGCCTGTCGTCCTCGGCCAACCCGTCGGCGCGGGGCCAGTCGGTCACCTTCACGGCCGTCGTCGCCTGGGCCTCCCCGGGGGTGGGCACGCCGGCCGGGAGCGTGACCTTCCGGAGCGGCTCGACCGTCCTGGGCACCGTCGCGCTGGCCGCGGCCGGCGGCGTGGCGCGGGCGAGCGTCACGACCGCGTTCACCTCGACCGGCTCCCCCGTCATCACCGCGAGCTTCACCAGCACGGACGGCAACGGCACGGCCAGCTCGGGCTCGCTGACCGAGTCCGTCCAGGACGTGGTCCTGGAGCCCGACCCAGCCGACCCGTCGAAGACCGCGCTGGTGGTCGGCGGCACGACGGGCAATGACCTCATCGCCTTCGTCCCCGACTGCCGGTCGGGCGGCGTCCAGGTCGTCGTGAACGGCGCGTCGAGGGGCACGTTCTCCCCCACCGGACGCCTGATCGCGTATGGCCAGTCGGGGAACGACGCGATCGCGGTGTCCGATTCGATCCGCCTGCCGGCCCTCCTCTTCGGCGGCGACGGCAGCGACGCGCTCTGGGCCGGCGGCGGCGACGCCGTGCTCGTCGGGGGCAACGGCAACGACGCCCTGATCGGCGGGCTCGGCCGGGACATCCTCATCGGCGGCGACGGCGCCGACATCCTCATGGACCGGGGGGACGACGACATCCTGATCGCCGGCACCACCGACTACGACGCCGACGCCGTGGCCCTGTCCGCCCTGCTGGGGGAGTGGGCCCGGGCCGACGAGGCCTACGCGACGCGGGTCGGCCGCCTCGCCGGCGGCATCACCTCCGGCGGCTCCACCTACCGGCTGGGCGCCAGCACGGTCCACACCGACACGGCCATCGACGTGCTCTACGGCGGCTCCGGCACGGACTGGTACTTCGCCAGGGTGGGCGGGACGAACCAGGACGTGGTGTTGAAGAAGAAGCGCCCCGAGGTCGTGACCGCCATCTGA
- a CDS encoding type II toxin-antitoxin system VapC family toxin, with the protein MSYLVDTSILGRLANSADPSHAAAAGAVVELHRRGEILHVTAQVLIEFRNVATRPLALNGLGLGVSDAGSKAAVFESSFPLLDEIPAIYPAWKALVGSLAVVGKQVHDARLVAVCHAHGVTHLLTFNVAHFTRLANFGPALVVADPTRV; encoded by the coding sequence GTGTCCTACCTCGTCGACACGAGCATCCTGGGCCGATTGGCGAATTCCGCCGACCCGTCGCACGCGGCCGCGGCGGGGGCCGTCGTGGAGTTGCACCGTCGCGGCGAGATCCTGCACGTCACCGCGCAGGTCCTCATCGAGTTCCGCAACGTGGCGACCCGGCCTCTCGCTCTGAACGGGCTGGGGTTAGGGGTCTCGGACGCGGGGTCGAAGGCTGCCGTCTTCGAATCCTCATTCCCGCTACTCGACGAGATTCCCGCCATCTACCCGGCGTGGAAGGCCCTCGTGGGCTCCCTCGCCGTGGTGGGCAAGCAGGTCCACGACGCTCGGCTCGTCGCCGTCTGCCACGCCCATGGGGTGACTCACCTGCTGACGTTCAACGTTGCCCATTTCACCCGGTTGGCGAACTTCGGGCCGGCCCTCGTCGTCGCCGACCCGACGCGCGTGTAG
- a CDS encoding transporter, which yields MTDRAPKTGRGLAAPARRALLALAIVAGGGLARAQGPEDAPPAAGPADVGSVLRDRLEDTALSGEAPAFSYPDAHADPAAIYRDRYGATREDADPFLFPRLVNLIFEDRWLLNERDPAKAVRNRMARRLEADIRDPAPDTANFPNSAYTIAKGRVYIENSPLGLYAASPNRLQARVYQWEYLLRYGLTDNLELRIFSNGLTYQARERGQAPIFGYSPLTFDFKANFWEENTRYHIPAMGLEVYLQTTLGSQSLAAGTQPSVNLLFDHSLPLGLDLEYNFGMTGVQNGQGQITYQFSYQWSLQREVVKDFDVFFHGFYNAAALPRLLQFQGGPGLAIPQVTVLGGGGLWTVNDRLAVFGSYNFGITDGAPRTIALMGFAVAL from the coding sequence TTGACCGATCGGGCCCCCAAGACCGGTCGAGGGCTCGCGGCGCCCGCCCGCCGGGCGCTCCTGGCGCTGGCGATCGTCGCCGGGGGCGGCCTCGCGCGAGCCCAGGGGCCCGAGGATGCGCCGCCGGCGGCGGGGCCGGCGGACGTCGGCTCGGTCCTCCGCGATCGCCTCGAGGACACGGCGCTCTCCGGCGAGGCGCCCGCGTTCTCGTATCCGGACGCCCACGCCGACCCCGCCGCGATCTACCGCGACCGCTACGGGGCGACGCGCGAGGATGCCGACCCATTCCTCTTCCCCCGCCTGGTGAACCTGATCTTCGAGGACCGCTGGCTGCTCAACGAGCGCGACCCGGCCAAGGCGGTGCGGAACCGGATGGCCCGCCGGCTCGAGGCGGACATCCGCGACCCCGCGCCCGACACGGCCAACTTCCCCAACAGCGCGTACACGATCGCCAAGGGGCGGGTCTACATCGAGAACTCCCCGCTGGGCCTCTACGCGGCCAGCCCGAACCGCCTCCAGGCCCGGGTCTACCAGTGGGAATACCTGCTGCGGTACGGCCTGACCGACAACCTGGAGTTGCGGATCTTCTCCAACGGCCTGACCTACCAGGCCAGGGAGCGCGGGCAGGCCCCGATCTTCGGCTACTCCCCCCTGACGTTCGACTTCAAGGCGAACTTCTGGGAGGAGAACACGCGGTACCACATCCCGGCGATGGGCCTCGAGGTGTACCTCCAGACCACGCTCGGCTCGCAGTCCCTGGCCGCCGGGACGCAGCCTTCGGTCAACCTGCTGTTCGACCACAGCCTGCCGCTGGGCCTCGACCTGGAGTACAACTTCGGCATGACGGGCGTGCAGAACGGGCAGGGCCAGATCACCTACCAGTTCAGCTACCAGTGGTCCCTCCAGCGCGAGGTCGTGAAGGACTTCGACGTCTTCTTCCACGGCTTCTACAACGCCGCCGCGCTGCCGCGTCTCCTCCAGTTCCAGGGCGGCCCCGGCCTGGCGATCCCGCAGGTGACCGTCCTCGGCGGCGGCGGGCTCTGGACCGTGAACGACCGCCTGGCCGTCTTCGGCAGCTACAACTTCGGCATCACCGACGGCGCCCCCCGGACCATCGCCCTGATGGGCTTCGCCGTGGCGCTCTGA